The Anopheles moucheti chromosome 3, idAnoMoucSN_F20_07, whole genome shotgun sequence genome contains the following window.
TTTATTGAATACATGAGTTTGTAATTAAATAGAACAGCTAGAAAGACGAAACAACGATGGATGATTTAGTACGACGTATTCCTTACCACCCTCACTCGTAAGCTTTGGATGGCAAACAGGTGGCTTCGGATTAACTATCCGGATACAACTCTCGGGCCGATTTAATGCCCCAAAGTGTACGATGACGCTGGTGCTGCTTTGACTTCCGGAACGTTGGGTCCGTCCCGTGCAACCAATCGAGATACCCGAACGTTCCGAAGCACTCAGTAAATctgtaaacatacaacaaacattcatataaAGCTATGCAAGAATATCCCTCATACAGCAGTTTGGCTTGATGATTCAtacttcgcgtgatgataatcgTGGTACTCGGAGCTGGGAAAGAACGGAAAATGGTAGCCACAATGATCCCGAATCGTGTTAAGGATTACCAACGGAAACCAGATGGCAGTGGTGAAGATGTGCGCCTTCATGAGCTGTATGCCGATCATTGGCGGGATCATGTTTGCTGATGATGTGCCCGATCGGATGGCAGTACATAGCGGTCCAAGCAAACGGTGCCGTCCATTCGTGGTGCTTTTTATGGACCAGTTTGTACAGTGGCTTAAGTTGCAAGAATCGATTCACGAAGTAAAATCCAATCTCGGCAAAGAAGACACACACGACCAGATCGCGCAAGATCACACTCACCGAGGGTAGCGTGCGTACGTCCGGCACCGAACCACGGATTGTTCCATAGTAGCCAGCAAACGTTAACGGGACACCAATCACCGTTTGATTGCACAAGATTGTCTTCATCACCCGCCGCAGATCGTTCGATTCTATCGGTTCATTTTTACCGGGTTGCGTTTTGTATCTACGCAAAAACGCCGGCCTGTTGCTGATTGGCTGTGGAACAGAACTTTCACATACGGCTTGCGGGATGTTTTCACCTAAAAGTCTCGACAGTTGGTTCGCTGCAGGAGATCGTTTCTTACGTAATGCAGCAAAGAAAACCACCGCTGTCCCTGATCGCCGCGGACGTGGGCACAATACCACAGGCCCGATTTGTCCGGAAGAACGTTTCAGCTTCGTGTAATCCTCCTTCTTTTTCCAGCTTTGATCCACGGTGAACGATACGCCTTTTCGTTGGCTACAAGGATCGCTTATCGTGCGTAGCGTACAAGTGcgggatgaagaaaaaatcactTATTGCCGTTATTCGTACGCAAAGCGCGTTGtttgccaaaaaaacaaagatagTCGGTGCGAAAATTTACACAATGGAGTAGAAATCAAGATGGCCtaggccatcactacgcataccatcaacatctcatctcatttcatctcacttacacaaccgatggtgctcatgaccattgatggtatgcgtagtgatggcccaagtgacaaaatatgcacgctggaggggaataaatgttacctcccgctaatacatgctctcttggtgtaggaaatctgaaaacagctggttttgtatagaAATTTCGATCCGGCCGACGGAAAttttgagcgagagatgagggagacttcccatttcatccatctcatttgcgctggcgatcgctctcacagaaatatcaaaacagctggtttgtatattttgcatatctaaaatctatttcattcattcattatgttttttatgttatgataAAACCAACGAttcctttttaaattttaaatccattgaattttattcaaaaataagcacaataagaaaagaagcagaagaggAACGTCAtgctccatacaaaatgtatgtaatACCCGGGTATGATGGTTGAAAACTTACGtgttaaagtttaaaataaatcaaaattaaatacttaccgcttgtttaaaattacaatgtatacaccaaaaaatcggaaatgagTTTATTATCAATGTTCAGCAAATGAGTAGAGAAAAGGTCCAAGTAAAATGCCGAATTGTTTCTATGCTTCCTAGCATTCTTCGTATTGGTTGAAGAGCCCCCAAACGGTTTTAATGAATACATGAGTTTGTAATTAAATAGAACAGCTAGAAAGACGAAACAACGATGGATGTTTTGGAACGAGGTATTCCTTACCATCCTCACTCGTAAGCTTTGGATGGAACAGGTGGCTTCGGATTAACTATCCGGATACAACTCTCTGGCCGATTTAATGCCCCAAAGTGTACGATGACGCTGGTGCTGCTTTGACTTCCGGAACGTTGGGTCCGTCCCGTGCAACCAATCGAGATACCCGAACGTTCCGAAGCACTCAGTAAATctgtaaacatacaacaaacattcatataaAACTGTGCAAGAATATCCCTCATGCAGCAGTTTGGCTTAATGATTCAtacttcgcgtgatgataatcgTAGTACTCGGAGCTGGCAAAGAACGGCCAATGGTAGCCACAATGATCCCGAATCGTGTTAAGGATTACCAACGGAAACCAGATGGCAGTGGTAAAGATGTGGTAAAGATCAAatggtaggcggagtaggccccttcttactgcacttttcgctttgtctcatctcaagggcctcaatgtcCCCCAATgcataattccgccctgggcctccaaggggattgatcctccactgccgtATAATAACTTGACATGAATGATAGCCAGCGGTGTTTGTCTACATATCTCTTCATCgatttacttttatttgtcctatagttttatttttctgaacACGCACTGTTTacggtaatgttttttttgtttgtttgtttgttaattgtAAAAACAAACCGTACGCACTTAACCATTAGATAGTTTCTTGCTACTGTTACTGCTACTACGGCTACGGCTACTACTACCTTCCGTATATGCTTAGTGTATACGTGCCCAAGCAAGCGTGTTCAAAAACGAGAAAACGACTAAGCGAAATAAGCGCTTGGCGGTGGTGGGTTTCCATATAAAATCGTACACAGTATGTTTCTAGTAAGGGGAACGATCAATGctagggtgtttttttcttataacGTTTGGAGCAAAAAACTTTGTTAACCGCCTAGAAACAGAGTTTAGCTATACTAGCGACGCGTGAAGCATGGTAAAATTTTGCTAACATCGaatcaagtttttttttgtgtatcacTGTAAGCTTTTGCGCTTgagaaaaatttaaattaaccgTGTTTTAAGCTACAAATTTCGACTCTCGTGCGAATAATTATTGCAGCTagtgtaaaaaagaaacaaacaggCAGCTAtcgttttttcgttcgtttacgCTAATTTTAAACCACATACAGCCAAGTGTACAGCGAGCGCGCTCCATTCGAGTTTGATTAAAATCAAAGGTTGCTGTTCCGCAAAGGCTCTAAATCGCAACTTTCTACtgcgttttattttcacaaCGACGTGTAGTATGACAGGCTAATTCGATAATGCCCCCTTTTAGGCTCGGTTAAACTCAATCTCTTACTGCGCAAATCTTTCCATTGGAGCACACAAAGCCTGCACAGCAGAGTCCGACGACAATCTCAATTCTAATGCTACTATTTGGATATTCGTACAGCTCATTACACGCATATCAAAACTAGGAACAAACTACTAGCCGCTCCGAGAACCTTCTATGGGTCTAATATCTCGAAGAAGGAGACTTGTTGGACGCTGACGAAATCTAACCGATCTACACAGATTGCAAGCAAAGCTCTTACAGCGAACGCAACGGAAAATGAGGATTCAAAAATCTCGACAGGGA
Protein-coding sequences here:
- the LOC128304077 gene encoding fatty acid hydroxylase domain-containing protein 2-like, with translation MEQSVVRCRTYARYPRHCTNWSIKSTTNGRHRLLGPLCTAIRSGTSSANMIPPMIGIQLMKAHIFTTAIWFPLVILNTIRDHCGYHFPFFPSSEYHDYHHAKFTECFGTFGYLDWLHGTDPTFRKSKQHQRHRTLWGIKSARELYPDS